The genomic window attaaatgctaAAGCAACGAGCTAACcttcttaataataaaaaaaaatagatgaatatataaatattttactctggtttttctttatattttatatatttttatttataaattttcatttattttatcttccaTTTTAGTTCTAGTTGTgaagaacaaatattttttattttttataaataaataatgcaaatataatttatttatataaaatagaagagaaaaaattaaagataaattaaacataagagaaataaacaaaaaaaatctgaattaaaacataaaattcaaaaaaaaaaataagaattatcaTATTAGAAGCATTAATGTTCAAAATgtaattttgaaagatctgATGGTCCATTCAATGACACAGTGGCTATCCTAGAAAAAGTTGTTTGTAGAATCACTTGTAAGAAGTTGAGTCTGATCCAACAGTTAGATGTCCTGTTATTGTAGTTTTAAAGAGTTAACCAGTCCTGatcattttaaatcttttattgaATCTAGATTTATCCTACTGATCTATAAAAGCATCTCTTAGGCAAATTCATATAGTCTCTCTAGGCTAAATCTTTATCTATTAATATCATATCATTACCCAAATTCTTAGAATCGCATGTGTTTACAAGCCCAACTACATCATTCTTTCTAGGTTATGGGGCACCCAAAACTCAttcttcaacttatttttttacttgaaaacactaaaaaaacaccatagaaatatcaataaattcattttcaacaaaaaaaaaaaacactctctaATAACTCTAAAAAGcaaaaattagataaataaaaaaaactttatgacTTTTTATCTACCTTTTTTTAGTATGGTTAGAAAGAAATACAACCTCCATTGAATTACCCTTCCAAAGGATATAGCCAAGttaaaaaaccaagtaaaaccAAGTTCACTTTTCGTGGTGGCTATAACATGGCTGGCtgattattttctctttttttatttttttttggatgaccTTTTCTCTACTCTTTTAATATCTAGGAactgaaacatgaaaaaaaaaaaaaattggattctAAATGTAAAATGCTAAAACAATAGggatgaaataatatataagcTAAAATTTAAGAATCAAAGTAAAGTTTTCCAAGTCAAAATGAAAAGGggtattgtttttattcttgttatgttatttttttaattagaacaaaaaattatattttgtaaaatttatctctaatttatcatcgaaatatttttttgacacaaAGTGAAAGAAATCTCAACGCATTAAaccatatttatataatttgggatggtaaaattacaaagaaataaagtgaggtgactaaaatgaaaaaaaagtctgGATGAATAGTGAATATCCTTGTTCATTCCCCCCTGGAAGataagtttctttttctttttattattattatcattattattattattggctCAAGTCACTCGATTACTCGACTTGTACTGCATAATTGCTATTTGCGAAACGCTCTGTCGTTTAAGCCCTATCACCTCACCAGAACAACATTTGAAAAGGGTCCTTTATTTATTCTCGAGTCTTGGCGggaatttattttaagttaacatCCAAAACCAGCACTAATCTACAACCGTTTCCTCATCAAGAACATGACGTTCTATGTTTCCGACTAATGCACACTAGATGTTTGATATATTAACACAGTGAACTCCAGTTCACATTTTCCTTAAAATCTCACACACTTGCAATGAATATCACTCGTCTTTCGCGTGCCATAATCCCCATCAACCATCAAGTTCGCTACTTTGTTAGAGACCCATTTCCTAACAAGTTCACCCATTACCTCCGCCGTGCCGagctaattaattcaattagacTTGTTCTTCGTTCAAACAACCCCAATTCACTCCAAACCATCATCAATACTCGTCTTTTGGACACTTTTGTGGTCACTCAGGCTCTACGTTCTGCTCCTAATGCTGATGCcgttctttcttttgttgattCATTAAAGAAAGTAGATAATACAGCGCATCTTTCTCGGCATCAAAGTACCCTCCATGCGCTGGCCACGGTGCTAGCCAAGTGGCAGCGGGGTTTGGAACTGAAAGCTTTGATTGGTGAAATTAATGAGGGGAAATATGGTAATGTTCGCTTTAGTTTTATGAACCTTATGCAATGGTATGCTGCCACTGGAGATCTAGAGGCAGTTTTAGATGTTTGGAAGCAGTATAGAAACGGTGATAAGCGTGTGTGTACTGAGTCATATAATATTGTTATGGGTTTGTATGCTCAGAAGGGGAGGGATTGTGAGGCTGTAAGGGTTTTTTATAGGATGATTCATGAAGGGGCAATTCCGAATTCTAGAACATATACAGTTATGATTGAGCATCTTGTTAATTCGGGGAAATTGGATCCAGCAATTGAGATTTTTAGTGTATTGCCGTTAATGAGGATTAAACGAACTTTAAAGCAGTATTTGGTTTTGGTGGAAGGTTTTGTGGGTTTGGAACGGTTTGATGGAGTTAGAACTTTGCTTGATGAAATGCGGGCTGATGGGAAGTTTCCTGGCCGTGCCATGCGTAAGGCCCTACAGTGTTTGCAGGAGGCAGGGTTCGTTGAGGAGACAGAAGAGTTTCTCAAGGAAATGTTTCCGGACGAGAGAATAAAGAGTATAAGCAATAGTGGGGATATCAGTTTTGATAAGGATGGTGATGAGGATGgtgatgaggatgaggatgaggatgaaaACCATGGTTGTGCTTTTGCAGACATACAAGAAGTTCGGTTGAAACCATGGTTGGACCCCAGAGCTTTGGCTAAGGCCTTGAATAAATGGAGCCCTGATGTGGTGTCCGCATTGGAGGATGCGAAATTTGTTTGGACCACTCGGTTGGTTTGGAAAGTTCTTAGAAACATTAATTCACCAGAAACAGCTTGGGATTTCTTCTGTTGGGTTGCTTATCAGCCGGGATTCACTCATTGTGTTTATACAGTACAACGGATGATGACACTTTTAGCGAAACATGGAAAGGTTGAATTGGTTGATCAACtcataaacaagataagaagtGAGGGAATGAGGTTGCCTTTTAGCACCATCAGATTGATTATTGACTTCTGTGGTATTTCAAAGAATGCCGATGCTGCTCTAAAGGTCTTCCGCGAGGACAGAGCACTCTGTGGTCCCATAACAAAATATAATCTGATGCTTTTGTATTCATCTCTCATACGAACATTGACCAAGTGCAAGAGAGATTCTGATGCCATTGATGTGCTTGAAGAGATGATTTTATGTGGGATATGCCCAGATATTCAGACATTTTCTGGATTGATGTATCACTTTGCATCGCAAGGAGATATTAAAACCGTGCAGAAACTGTTAACAATAGTTCGGCAGAGCGATGTAGAACCAGATGCTTACATGTACAAAGTATTGATCCAAGCTTATTGCAAATGTGATAGAGCTGCTCTTGCATGGAGGATTTTTGAAGACATGAAGAACTCAAATTTGATACCTGATGCTGCAACAAAAGATTTGCTTGTGAAGAGTCTTTGGAAGGAAGGCAAGCTGAAAGAGGCTGCCACTGTAGAAGAAAGCTGCGACGGAATAAATTCTGTCCTTCCACTTAAACAGCATGGTCATAAATGGACAGTGAGCTCTGCCGATCTCGCAAAAATCTATAATCTCTATTCAAACAGTTTTAAGTTGAGCAATGGCCACTAGCTAGTGTTTGCTATGGGTTAAGAAAATAAGCAGTGGTCACTTTAAAAACCATATGTTTGCATTCCATTATATcataatattatagaaaaaaaatgcctTCTTCCTTTTGCTCTTCATCTGGATTTGAATTTATTAGTGTATCATCCTTCCCTTTGTGACTACAATAACAAATGGagttctaaatttattttatatgatagaTTACGTCTAGATGAGTTGCTGGTAAATGAACAGAAAGGACCCGAACAGGTCATTCCTCATTAATTCCTGTGGTACTGCTTGTGGTCAACTGGATCAATTCAAATGCGACTCCGTAAATCTTGATTCTGACACTCGTTTTTGAGCTTTGTTATTATGCTGAACAAGGGCACTGCACTGCACTcaacttttttgatttttttcccttccccCTTTTTTGTATTGATATCGGGATGAAGTTTCCGCAGAGAACCACTATGAACAGCAGTTACTGGGTGCATTTCAGTCTCTTCTTATATATTCGTAAACAGTTTAGAGGGTGTTTAGAAATATGATAgcgtttttttttagaataacgAGTGAAATTAGAAACTTAATATCATTTAACTATCTAAAATCAACACAAAGCCTCCAAgcatcatctttctttttaactagCAACATATGAAAGGCAAATGGACTTTTGTTTGGTTGGATATTACCATTCGTAAATAGTTTAGAGGGTGTTTAGAAGTATGATAACAGTTtcattttaaagtgtttttggcttgaaaatacatcaaaataatgtttttttattttttaaaaaccatttttgatatcaacacatcagtacaattcaaaaacattaaaaaaaataattaattttaaacagaaacaaattcaaatatttGAGAAACAAGATGTCAAAAAACCAGTTTATATTATTGGCAACCCAAGAGAAACCATTGCCTACAATCATGCCATTAATAATCATGCCATTTAATCTGATATAGTTATCTGTTGTTTGTAATTTATTCCaagataaaacttaatttaaacaaCTGTCCTACTTACATTAGACTTTTATGGCcagtgtatatatattatgtaatcTTTTAATAATTCAGCAGTGAAAATTCATTCATGGAAAACACAttagttcaaattttttttatggtatcaaAGCCAAAAACCTCACACAGGATAACGATTCTAATTTCAAGCATGTCTTCCCTTTTAGATCAAAGCTAAAATCTCAGCCCTAACACAATCTTTTTCTGATTCTGATAAACCTCTTATTATTCTAAATTTCATTGTcgaaattaatgaaaaactaaCTCCATCTACCTTTTCTCAATGGCAAGCTCAATTTCAAGCATTACTTATTGACTATGATTTACTTGATTATGTCAATGGTGGCATTCCATGTTCCTTAATTGATGATAATCGCACTACCAACCTCAATAAAACACAAGGGTTAGACAAAACAAACTCATTCTCAATGTCATTCTGGCCTCTACATCACTCACAATCACTTCTCTTATAGCTGCTGCAAAAACATCTCATCAAGCTTGACAGAAACTCTATACCTTATATGCTAGTCATTCCAAAACTAGGGTCATGCAACTAAAGGAGGAATTTACCTTAATTCAGCGTGGCAATAGATCAATTACTGACTACTTGCATCATGTGAAGAAATTGGCAAATGAAATTGCCATTATCGACCATCCACTTTCGGATGATGATCTTATGCTCAACATCTTACATGGATTAGGGGCCAATTTTAAGGAGATTGTTGCCCCTATTCATACTCGAGAACTCCTTGACTTTTGAGGAATTGCATGATCTCTTGATAAGTCATGAAACCTATCTACATCACTTGGAAGTCGCAACACAACAGCTCGTGGTCTTTAGTCTCTGCAAATTACACCAATCAAACAAAACAGGGTTCAATTGACAGTTACTCTACAAGGCACTTTAATAAACAAAATGGGCAGCCCCGCTCTCAAATTAATTCTCAGCAAGACAATCGTTGGGCCTCAAATGGATCAGGTTGGTCCAACAGATTCAATTGTCCCTATCAACCTCGATGTCAAATCTGTAATCAGCTTGGACATATCACAAAGAAAAGCCTTGGCTTCTTGATTCAATTGCTTCATATAACATTACAATTGATCTTGCAAATCTGTCTACACACTCAAGGTATGATGCTTAAGTGATGGTTTAGGTTTAGAAATTTCTGGTTCTTTCCtaccattttttaatatataattaaaattattctttaacacacccCTTAAATAAAAGTTcattggacttgaaacttgcatataCTTACACtcacactaccttgtgcttaatttttatcaaataaataagagtgatgaaattcaaactcgtaaccgcttaatcattaaaattctaataccatgtcaaagaaccaattatacccaataacttaagctattaaataaaatctcaagatatgatttatattattctctaacatgtaGTTTCAATTGCGTTCTCAACTCAatcattcttccttctttcttaAAAGAAAGATTCAtcttaacaaaatcaaacaatatcaCCCCCACCCCCATACCAGAATCAACTGAGTCACCATCTCACTAAACACATCATTTCCCTCTTCCCGAGCTTTCATTGCATTCATCTCCCATACCAGAATCAACTAAGTCACCATCTCCATTTCCCTCATCCACGTCACTAAACACATCATTTCCCCCTTCCCGAGGTTTCATTGCATTCATCTCCCATACCTGAAACAAACTTATTCTTTCTAGCCATGGAAAAAATACTCTTCCTGCCATTTAGCTTCATCAAAGACTTGAAAGAAGTAGGTTTCAAGATTTTAAGCTCTTTGAGTCCACTTATAAAACTAGAGATGAAATAAGCCTTTGATAAGTAAGGATTagcatcaaaatcattaaagatTAAGttcttcaaacttttttatataatcttcaACATCCTTCTCCTGTGCAAGTTTGTTAAAACTCCTCTACCATATCATTTCTGCTACCAAACCTTCTACATATCTCACTCACAATCCCCTCCCAATTTCCAACATCACTCCCTACAACAAATCCTTAAAACCAAATTTCAGCCTTTCCCTCTAAATACATAGAAGCAATCTCTACATATTAATTAacagaaataaaattcatcttcaAATTTTTCTTGCACTTACATATCCACTCAAGGATTTTCACCATTAAAGAATTGAAGATTAATCCTAGGTATAGCAACATTATAAGCAGACCTGGTGGATTCAGGTAACGACGAAGGATTCTCACCATCTGTTCATGGTGTGGGAATCAAGCCATCGCCTGAAGAACGGGATTTTGATTCCTGAACTGGTTCCTGCTCTGCTCCCTATGCTTTAATCGTCATCATGATTGATTCAAAATGCAACTGTCTGCTTCTTCAATTCCTCCATAGATTCTTGCAGATATCATAATCTTTCAAATGGAAATCCAAAATGTTTGGTTGTCTCCTTGAAGACAAAAGTTGTACATTGAAAGCCTACCTTATCATAGTTGAAGGTCATAAAacaaagaggttttttttttttttaatgacagaggaataaagatttaaaaaaattcccatgttcctaataaaataaaataaaaaatagtaaagattaaaaaaaaatgtataatagAAGTTCCACAGTGACAACTATATGCggagaagaaaatagaaacCCTTCCCTTAACAAAATGGAAATTTCACAAACCAACCATTTAATTCAGTTTCTTGTACAAAGTCCCGGACTGAGTCATGTAACTAATATAAACAAGCTGCTTCAAAATGAACAATGGATAGTAGGGAAATGTtgtaaagaaagcaaaaaaaggaGGTATACACATTCTAATATATTCAATATTTTGAAGAGATTCAATAGCTTGTCATAAAATGCTATCCATGTGGTGCCCACCTTTAAGAGTTTTGCAGCAGTTGCACGGAagcaatattattatatatgaagTCTCCTGGTGTATTcctttttgtgggtttttttactttagatAGTGTAAGTTTAATATCGTAGGGGTGAGGTATTTGTGAGAGAAAATACCAATTATTGCTATAACTATCAATCAGTAGATCAGACAGGAAAGGTTCCTGTCATCTGAATGTGGTCAAGGGTTCTCCTGAGGCCATAGTTCAGCACTGCCTGGTTACCTATCCTGAAACCTTCTCCATAATCTGGCGATGTATCTGACTCGATCTGGTGTTTGAAAAACTCACCAAGTTTCTTCTCAAAGTCAGATCGCGGCCCTTTCTTTGATGATGTGGAAGAAGATGATGACGgtgatgaggatgaggatgacGACGAAGCACCTTCACCTCCCGAACTAGAATATATCTCAGAATCTAGCCACATATGAGCCAGGACCTGGCATATGCCTTCTTCGACCTCTGGACGTAGGTTGGGATAACCTGTCAAAGACAACATTTGTACTTCTTAGCTGACCATATGaaagtaaataaatgaaaacgaAGGAAATACTTGACAAGATCATGTATGTCATAGGATGGGCAAACCTTTAAGTCGAAGCCAAGCATGCATCATCTCATGAGCCAAAATTGAACCCGTCAACAACCTGTATGTATGGAATGTAAAGGATGCATACTTGAAAATTCTCAAATATCATGAATGATGATGAATTTGATGAGTGATCAACACAAATAGATGATAATACCTGGGAAGGCCATACAGAATGAGAATTGCAGTTACTTCACACCTACGACTTAGCCTATAAGGTTCTATTCTTATGTCTATGAAACGGTTTCCTGCCCCAATCCTTGGCCACCTCAAAACCTGGTAATTGGGGTcaaataaatatacaatttCAATCTATAAACAGACACCTTTAAGAAACCAAACACTAGCTTATGTATGACTTGTGACGAGAAATTACAGTGGGAACAGTTTGTTTTTCCGACAAGCAGAGTCCTCTGGTTTCAGGTAAGTGATGATGACCCTGAccaagaaaatgtaaaaattgaaaataaaaccataaaaaaatataacaaaacaaaaggcttACTTATTGATGGTCTCGATGCATCATCCTTACATTCTTTTCTCCTTCCATAGCCTCATTCAGGGCTGGTCTCTCAACCAAAAGTAAGGGTATTTCCTGCTCGACCTTCATATTTAAACCTTCATAAAATTTTCGAATTTCAAAGTAAAGAGGTTGGCATTCATGAGTATCCATTATTGCAGAGTCTAGACACTCTAGACATAGCTTCCTGCCATCATCAAGCGATACATATCTAGTGTCCCTAGGCTGCATGgcatgggaaaaaaatattattataaaattcaaaccatTTTTCAGAAAACTAcaatttacattttctttctaagCTTCTTTATCCCCCTCCCTTCACTTTGGTTTTGGACAGCAGAAAGGTTGATTCAAATTCTTTCAACTGACCTCCATTCTCTCACAACTACAGCAACGAGGAGTCCTATCACGCTGATGTGAGGGACAGTATTTTTGTAGCAAGAAAGGATGAGCCCTAAACTCAATGAGCCCTGCTGAATTTGTAGGAATCTGTACAAAAGGGAATGGGAAGAAAGATGTTAAGGTCACCATGAATCAAGGAAATATGATGGAATAGTAGttaattaactctttttttttttttttttggctgagTGTAGATCTATGattaaaattagagaaaaactcATATTGTAAATCCCATTATCCCAGAAATgttcgaataaaaaaatatgctgtAGCCAGCTGCTTTAGCAGACAGCAAAATGTATCACAATGCCACATGGCAAATCCAAGGTTAAATGACACTACCACAAGGTTGGTCAATGACACAACATGCCAAGGCATCTGTCAGCCTATGAGCTTTATAACCTAACACAAAATGCGCTCATAAATAATACGACAGGCAAATTGAGTTTTAATGGCAGCTGGAGAATACTAAACCACAAAATGACTAGGATATTACTATCAATGTTCATTACCTGGGAAAAGAAATATGTGCATCTAGCACACCAACCCAGATTATTGAAGTCGAGATGATTTTTGTTCCATCTCAAAATAAGCAAAACAATAAGGCATAAATTGACCCCTTAAAATTTGTTCACTTGTTCTTTATACATTACAGACCCAAATTCAACCGTACctctattctttttttcaacaaaaatatctGGTATCAGGCTATTTCTTCACTAGATGAGGTGCACAAATAATAGGTGATTACTCAGTTTGAAAACGTACGTAGCAAAAGAAAGAATATCAGAGATAATTCCAGTGACTCTCTaatcatcatttatttattttggatatacTACTAGCACATCCAATAGTTGAGCGAAAGGATTGCTGAATTTAGCAGCATCAGCTCAATTTTGACAAAAAGGGCACCCTTCAACAACTTTACCAACAAAAGCTGATTCTTCTTTGGCAAACAAGATGGGTGCAATGAGAGTTTATGAAGTTAGTCCGGTTAGATTGCAACCGTAATCTGGTTTGCAATGGCTTAGCTTCATTGTTCATCTACTCAACAAAGCCCTCATCCAATCAAATGTATTCAAGCACAATACTAAACCAGCAGAAGGTATTGTTGTGTTTCTGTCATATAAAAACTTACAAATTTGTTGCAGACATCGCATCTTGGATGATCCTGCTTCCTATAACAAGATTCGTGATACCGACGATTCCCAGACATTGAAAACTATTACAAGAATGAATTTGAGGGTTAGTAAACATACACCAATCTCTTGATactcaaccaaaataaaagacatTAGTTAAGAACTCATGATCACTGCCATCAATTCCAGACAAAAGTATCAATTCACTAGAATAAGATTCAGATTTAAACCTCATAATCAGTAATTGGCAGATTGCAAGCATTGCAACAAAAACAATCAGGATGCCAAACACCACCCATGCAATTCAAAAACTGTCCATGCCCAATCTCAGTGTTGCACCCAGCACAGATCCTATGAGcaataaattttcaacaatCAGATCAGATTTTCCATGTGGTGTCTCTGAACTGTGATATGCAGAAACAATTTTAAAGAACAGGCAAGAGACATCGTATCTGAAAGATATCAACATGCAATTCCATGTTCCAAGAATATAAAGCACCCCCAATGTTTTCTTAACTAATTTCATTTTGTCTCTTTGATAGAAAGATGCAAGCTCAAAAGTCTGGCTAACATAATAGAGACAACATAATATTCTACAAGTTGATCCTGTAAATTAATGGTGTGTTTCATCTCATGTCACTGCACTTCGGTTACCATGACAACAAAACAATCACTTTACTAAAAGGATCTTTTAAGAGAAGGAATAAATATTTATCCTTTTGAAATCTGATTGGAATGCATGTTACATTATTTGAATGCAGAAAAATGGCTGTTCCACACAACCACAGTTACCTGTAACCAGATGAAAATGGATAAGGTGGAACTAGATTTCCACCGTCATATCGAGCTCGAGGAGGAGACTCCAAACTTAAACTTTCTTGACTTGCTTTGGCAAGTT from Populus trichocarpa isolate Nisqually-1 chromosome 5, P.trichocarpa_v4.1, whole genome shotgun sequence includes these protein-coding regions:
- the LOC18099332 gene encoding pentatricopeptide repeat-containing protein At5g66631; the encoded protein is MNITRLSRAIIPINHQVRYFVRDPFPNKFTHYLRRAELINSIRLVLRSNNPNSLQTIINTRLLDTFVVTQALRSAPNADAVLSFVDSLKKVDNTAHLSRHQSTLHALATVLAKWQRGLELKALIGEINEGKYGNVRFSFMNLMQWYAATGDLEAVLDVWKQYRNGDKRVCTESYNIVMGLYAQKGRDCEAVRVFYRMIHEGAIPNSRTYTVMIEHLVNSGKLDPAIEIFSVLPLMRIKRTLKQYLVLVEGFVGLERFDGVRTLLDEMRADGKFPGRAMRKALQCLQEAGFVEETEEFLKEMFPDERIKSISNSGDISFDKDGDEDGDEDEDEDENHGCAFADIQEVRLKPWLDPRALAKALNKWSPDVVSALEDAKFVWTTRLVWKVLRNINSPETAWDFFCWVAYQPGFTHCVYTVQRMMTLLAKHGKVELVDQLINKIRSEGMRLPFSTIRLIIDFCGISKNADAALKVFREDRALCGPITKYNLMLLYSSLIRTLTKCKRDSDAIDVLEEMILCGICPDIQTFSGLMYHFASQGDIKTVQKLLTIVRQSDVEPDAYMYKVLIQAYCKCDRAALAWRIFEDMKNSNLIPDAATKDLLVKSLWKEGKLKEAATVEESCDGINSVLPLKQHGHKWTVSSADLAKIYNLYSNSFKLSNGH
- the LOC18099333 gene encoding protein DA1-related 1, translating into MDWWTNVLEGSSSRGHYPGRHGEDRYWDEPRQSVDDLLNFDNEEIEYAIALSLSEEDQKGKKVIEEDNESEQSEEYYKPHQPEEDVTAQLEEDEQLAKASQESLSLESPPRARYDGGNLVPPYPFSSGYRICAGCNTEIGHGQFLNCMGGVWHPDCFCCNACNLPITDYEFSMSGNRRYHESCYRKQDHPRCDVCNKFIPTNSAGLIEFRAHPFLLQKYCPSHQRDRTPRCCSCERMEPRDTRYVSLDDGRKLCLECLDSAIMDTHECQPLYFEIRKFYEGLNMKVEQEIPLLLVERPALNEAMEGEKNGHHHLPETRGLCLSEKQTVPTVLRWPRIGAGNRFIDIRIEPYRLSRRCEVTAILILYGLPRLLTGSILAHEMMHAWLRLKGYPNLRPEVEEGICQVLAHMWLDSEIYSSSGGEGASSSSSSSSPSSSSSTSSKKGPRSDFEKKLGEFFKHQIESDTSPDYGEGFRIGNQAVLNYGLRRTLDHIQMTGTFPV